CTAAGTTGAGAGAATTTGGTTATACCGGTCAGAAACACATAACGCAAATAAGGATCACAAGCTTTCAACGGACTGTAGAAGTTACGCATAATGTTACGCAATACATCAAGAATTTTCGGTTCGTGCGCCACATCTAGCAAAGGAGCATCATATTCGTCAATAAGTACAACCACTTTTTTCCCAGTCTGCTCGTAAGCACGTTTTATCAATCCCATCAAACGTTGATTAGGATTAACTTCCTCATCCAACCGTCCGTAAATCTGCTCATAACCAAATAATTTCAGATTTAATTCTTGCAACAGTTGCTCCTTATCCGCATGCTTGGCAGTACTCATATCAAAATGCAGTACCGGATACTCCACCCACTCCTTCTCCAATTTTTCCATAGCTAACCCACGAAAAAGTTCCTTGCGGCCGGAGAAATAACTATGCAATGTGGAAGTAAGCAATGATTTACCAAAACGCCGCGGACGACTTAAGAACATATAACCAGAAGCCGAATGAGTCATCCGGTAAACATACTCCGTCTTATCAATATAGAGGTAATTCCCCTCACGTATCTTCGAGAATGTCTGAATCCCGATAGGATATAATCTTTGCAAATCTTCCATATCAATTATATTTTTCACTAAAAACTTACTTACTATCGTAAATCGTTCATTATCCGCTTTATCATCTGATGCAAAGATATGATATCCTCCTTACAAATACGATAGATTTCATCATGCCACTCTCACTCAGCAAAAGCAAAAAAGCCATGGAGTTGCCCTTCTATATAAATATCGACATCACTTGTAGCAGTATGTTCGTTGCGAGCTACCGAACCAAATATTCCCATACGCAAAATTCCATATTTAGATGCATTTTGTTGCATATAGTGGTGCAATAAGCTGACATATTCTGATAATGTTTTCATTTCTATATCTCTTTAATGGCTCTGAGTTACTTATTTACGCTATTTATACCACAAATATAATAAGTAAATTCGAGAATATATACTAAGCCATAATTATTTTCTCGTAAACCGATAGAAATAAAACGTTAATCAACATACCCCCTAAAACCAATAT
The DNA window shown above is from Bacteroides faecium and carries:
- a CDS encoding nucleotidyltransferase family protein; amino-acid sequence: MKTLSEYVSLLHHYMQQNASKYGILRMGIFGSVARNEHTATSDVDIYIEGQLHGFFAFAE